ATTCCTATCGTATCCTGCGCGATGCCGCGTCAGTTCGCCGCTCAGTCGAGCGAAGATTTCCCGCAAAAGGTGGATCTGACATATGACCAGAAAGAACATAAAAAATCCTTACATACCACTGTTTCTGCTCTCTTTTTCGATGGTCGTGCTCCGTTATGTCTATTTCGGATTTACATATTATCCACAGCTTGACGATTATATCCAATACCACAATTACGCCTCTTTCAACAGTTCTTTTTTCGAGCTTGCACATAAATTGGGGCTTTTTGCCGCACGTCCTATTTCCGGAAGTCTTGATTATCTTTTATGGTCTCATTTTTGGGGAAAACTTATTATAGCTGTCACAATCCTGTCCGTATTGTATGCGATAAGCGGACTTATTTTTTATCATATTTTTTATAAAAAACTGCACCTGACAATTGTATTTTTAGTGTTCTACTGCCTGTTCCCGCTCAATATCGAAGGCACTTACTGGGTATCTGCTTCGTCTAGGGTGGTGGGTGGTCTGTTTTTCGCCGCGCTGTCGGCATTTTACTTTGATAGATACTCTGAGAGAATAACAACTAAAAACATACTACTTGTCATGCTGTTTCAGCTGATCTCGTTCGGCTTTTACGAGCAGACTATGCCGCTTACTGCGGTTTTGTTCTTTGTTCTCTCGCTCTATTCTTCCAAAAAGCTCAAAACACTAATAACCGGCGTGTTAGCAACTGTTTTGAACGCCGGGATATATTTCGGTTTTACGATGTTTTTCAAAAACAGCAGCCTGTACGATGGAAAACTCACTTATGCTTTTCCCGTAAACAGGTATTATTTCGAAGATCTGTTCCCACGGCTGCTGGATCAGCTTAGATCGGTTTTTATAAGCGCGCCTGTCGCTTTATACACCACCGGCTTTAAACGCGGAATGGACATTCTAATTAAAAAGCCGAACACACTATTTTTGCTTGGTCTTATCTCGCTCTGCATAATTGTATATATAATGTCAGTACGATCTGGTCATCAAAAAAATCACACTCGTATCCATTCTGTTGCACTTTTGTGCGGAATTTTTATTGCCGCGCTGCCGCTTCTCGTTTTCTTTATCGCCGCAGAGCCTTGGGTATCTCTGCGGGGCGCGGTTATGAGCTTTCCCGGTCTTGCTATAACTGCTTCGGCTTTGGTTTCACTCGTCTCCCCGCTTTTCAAAAAGCATGGCGGCATTTTCACTGCATGTGTTTGCACAGCCCTCTGTTTCATATTTACAGTTGCCGGAGTCAGCGAGGTTTCTGATTACAAAGA
The DNA window shown above is from Bacillota bacterium and carries:
- a CDS encoding glucosyltransferase domain-containing protein; this translates as MTRKNIKNPYIPLFLLSFSMVVLRYVYFGFTYYPQLDDYIQYHNYASFNSSFFELAHKLGLFAARPISGSLDYLLWSHFWGKLIIAVTILSVLYAISGLIFYHIFYKKLHLTIVFLVFYCLFPLNIEGTYWVSASSRVVGGLFFAALSAFYFDRYSERITTKNILLVMLFQLISFGFYEQTMPLTAVLFFVLSLYSSKKLKTLITGVLATVLNAGIYFGFTMFFKNSSLYDGKLTYAFPVNRYYFEDLFPRLLDQLRSVFISAPVALYTTGFKRGMDILIKKPNTLFLLGLISLCIIVYIMSVRSGHQKNHTRIHSVALLCGIFIAALPLLVFFIAAEPWVSLRGAVMSFPGLAITASALVSLVSPLFKKHGGIFTACVCTALCFIFTVAGVSEVSDYKDTFSNDNKVVNAITGELKKYGEDQNAVILNVRPSYLKEQNYSYHEHIHGVTESDWALTGAVQAAANKPDVPFITPIAPNAPIYEPYDKFGEYNLSYILTDDFKLIRLEKKIQSDGTVSFYNNGRLTAKITEDNNGKRVLVKVKD